One Cellulomonas sp. NS3 genomic region harbors:
- a CDS encoding MDR family MFS transporter: MSRREILESLSGILLGMFVSILATSVVSSSLPRIISDLSGTQSSFTWVVVATLLTTTISTPIWGKLADLVDRKLLVQLALVVSVVASALAGLSPNVEMLISMRALQGIGAGGLMALGTVLIADILSPRERGKYMGLMGAVMGVAMIGGPLLGGALTDSIGWRWNFFVGLPFAVAAIVVLQRTLHLPERARRVVRIDYAGAALISAGVAGLLLWVTFAGQNFDWLSWQTAAMLGGSVAALVAAVVVEKRAAEPIIPLHLFRNRTLVLAVVASVAVGVALFGTSVFLSQYMQVARGRTPTESGLLTIPMIVGQLVTSTIGGRLVTRTGRYKTLMTVGAVVLGAGLALMGTIHYDTSFVAVSAWMFLLGAGVGLLMQNLVLAAQNTLDVREVGSGTSTVAFFRTLGGTVGVSALGAVLANHVTTRISDGLAALGVDTSALAGGTSAVPDVGTLPAPVRTVVESAYGDSVADLFLYCVPLAVVALVAVLLLKEVPLGRQSGLEQLAAQQAGAEDAAGTASTEPGQELAARTGSDPADAAAAGDARETVRSGA, encoded by the coding sequence ATGAGCCGCCGCGAGATCCTCGAGTCGCTGTCCGGGATCCTCCTCGGCATGTTCGTCTCGATCCTCGCGACGAGCGTCGTGTCGTCCTCGCTCCCCCGGATCATCAGCGACCTGTCCGGCACCCAGTCGTCGTTCACGTGGGTCGTCGTCGCGACCCTCCTGACCACCACGATCTCGACGCCCATCTGGGGCAAGCTCGCCGACCTCGTCGACCGCAAGCTCCTCGTGCAGCTCGCGCTCGTCGTCTCGGTCGTCGCGTCGGCGCTCGCGGGGCTGTCCCCGAACGTCGAGATGCTCATCTCGATGCGCGCCCTGCAGGGCATCGGCGCCGGTGGCCTGATGGCGCTCGGCACCGTCCTGATCGCCGACATCCTGTCCCCGCGCGAGCGCGGCAAGTACATGGGCCTCATGGGCGCCGTCATGGGCGTCGCGATGATCGGCGGCCCGCTGCTCGGCGGCGCGCTGACCGACTCGATCGGCTGGCGCTGGAACTTCTTCGTCGGGCTCCCGTTCGCCGTCGCCGCGATCGTCGTGCTCCAGCGCACCCTGCACCTGCCGGAGCGGGCGCGCCGGGTCGTGCGGATCGACTACGCGGGCGCCGCGCTCATCTCGGCGGGTGTCGCCGGGCTGCTGCTGTGGGTCACGTTCGCGGGCCAGAACTTCGACTGGCTGTCCTGGCAGACCGCCGCGATGCTCGGCGGCTCCGTCGCCGCGCTCGTCGCCGCGGTCGTCGTGGAGAAGCGTGCCGCCGAGCCGATCATCCCCCTGCACCTGTTCCGCAACCGCACGCTCGTCCTCGCGGTCGTCGCGAGCGTCGCCGTGGGCGTCGCGCTGTTCGGCACCTCGGTGTTCCTCAGCCAGTACATGCAGGTCGCACGCGGCCGCACGCCCACCGAGTCGGGCCTGCTCACCATCCCGATGATCGTCGGCCAGCTCGTCACCTCGACCATCGGCGGGCGCCTCGTGACCCGCACCGGCCGCTACAAGACGCTCATGACCGTCGGCGCCGTCGTGCTCGGTGCGGGCCTGGCCCTCATGGGCACCATCCACTACGACACGAGCTTCGTGGCCGTCAGCGCCTGGATGTTCCTGCTCGGCGCGGGCGTCGGGCTGCTCATGCAGAACCTCGTGCTCGCGGCGCAGAACACGCTCGACGTCCGCGAGGTCGGCTCGGGCACGTCCACCGTCGCGTTCTTCCGCACCCTCGGCGGCACCGTCGGGGTGTCCGCGCTCGGCGCGGTGCTCGCCAACCACGTCACGACGCGCATCTCCGACGGGCTCGCGGCGCTCGGCGTCGACACGAGCGCGCTCGCGGGCGGCACGAGCGCGGTGCCCGACGTCGGCACCCTGCCCGCGCCGGTCCGCACGGTCGTCGAGTCCGCCTACGGCGACTCGGTCGCCGACCTGTTCCTGTACTGCGTGCCCCTCGCGGTCGTCGCGCTCGTCGCGGTGCTCCTGCTGAAGGAGGTGCCGCTGGGCCGGCAGTCGGGTCTCGAGCAGCTCGCCGCGCAGCAGGCCGGCGCCGAGGACGCCGCGGGCACGGCGTCGACCGAGCCCGGGCAGGAGCTCGCAGCGCGGACCGGGTCCGACCCGGCCGACGCAGCCGCCGCGGGCGACGCCCGCGAGACGGTCCGCTCGGGCGCGTGA
- a CDS encoding nuclease-related domain-containing protein, which translates to MDEALIVRRWRRYGADRLYVTGESGARLGCVDLQSGEVIIDQPAAEAGVRRAAQAYLRADVTELVLPLTLDKRLGTLDALDGPSADSAGSAAENARRERGGSVRTRLDRLTQEGWQVVHGVPLGRQGTVVDHLLLGPGGIFTVTERAHPGRRVRVEGRSIELEGRPVPYLRDARLEAARVQGLLRSAVGSQLRVRGVLVLQGLLDLHPDEQPDEPLVVARHDVPGIFRGLPERLEAPRVDAVAAIARQRTTWQR; encoded by the coding sequence GTGGACGAGGCCCTGATCGTGCGACGGTGGCGCCGGTACGGCGCCGACCGCCTGTACGTCACGGGCGAGTCCGGAGCGCGGCTCGGCTGCGTCGACCTGCAGTCCGGCGAGGTCATCATCGACCAGCCCGCGGCGGAGGCCGGCGTGCGTCGCGCGGCGCAGGCGTACCTGCGCGCGGACGTCACCGAGCTCGTGCTGCCGCTGACGCTCGACAAGCGGCTCGGCACGCTGGACGCGCTCGACGGCCCGTCGGCCGACAGCGCCGGCAGCGCGGCGGAGAACGCACGGCGCGAGCGCGGCGGGTCGGTCCGCACGCGCCTCGACCGGCTCACGCAGGAGGGCTGGCAGGTCGTGCACGGCGTGCCGCTCGGCCGCCAGGGCACGGTCGTCGACCACCTCCTGCTCGGCCCGGGCGGGATCTTCACCGTGACCGAGCGTGCGCACCCCGGCCGGCGCGTGCGCGTCGAGGGCCGCTCGATCGAGCTCGAGGGTCGCCCGGTGCCCTACCTGCGTGACGCCCGGCTCGAGGCCGCGCGGGTCCAGGGCCTCCTGCGCTCGGCCGTCGGGTCGCAGCTGCGCGTCCGCGGCGTGCTCGTGCTGCAGGGCCTGCTCGACCTGCACCCCGACGAGCAGCCCGACGAGCCGCTCGTCGTCGCCCGGCACGACGTGCCCGGCATCTTCCGGGGCCTGCCCGAGCGCCTCGAGGCCCCCCGGGTCGACGCCGTCGCGGCGATCGCCCGCCAGCGCACGACCTGGCAGCGCTGA
- a CDS encoding MarR family winged helix-turn-helix transcriptional regulator encodes MSTSAPTPGATSGDALQHVEHELGLLLRRARANSARMAARVHPDLEPAAYPLLAHIAQNPDVRAREIAAHIGVGKGTMSRQLARLEELALVERRPDPEDSRGQLIRLTPEGLRRVEGAKVARRRFLGAALGAWTDDEIGHLADQLARLNADLEAAARRRTD; translated from the coding sequence GTGAGCACCTCGGCACCGACCCCCGGCGCGACCAGCGGCGACGCGCTGCAGCACGTCGAGCACGAGCTCGGCCTCCTGCTGCGGCGGGCGCGCGCCAACTCGGCGCGGATGGCGGCGCGGGTCCACCCCGACCTCGAGCCCGCGGCCTACCCGCTGCTGGCGCACATCGCGCAGAACCCCGACGTCCGGGCCCGCGAGATCGCCGCGCACATCGGGGTCGGGAAGGGCACGATGTCGCGGCAGCTGGCCCGGCTCGAGGAGCTCGCGCTCGTCGAGCGCCGCCCCGACCCCGAGGACTCGCGCGGCCAGCTCATCCGGCTCACCCCCGAGGGGCTGCGCCGGGTCGAGGGCGCGAAGGTCGCGCGGCGACGGTTCCTCGGGGCGGCGCTCGGCGCGTGGACCGACGACGAGATCGGCCACCTGGCGGACCAGCTCGCCCGGCTCAACGCCGACCTCGAGGCGGCGGCCCGCCGCCGCACGGACTGA